A window from Drosophila kikkawai strain 14028-0561.14 chromosome 2L, DkikHiC1v2, whole genome shotgun sequence encodes these proteins:
- the LOC108076197 gene encoding serine-rich adhesin for platelets isoform X3, which translates to MEVATTNNHSQSHHHHHHHHLQAANRGGGGGGGGGGTTGSGSRSPFQREVREWQRIDPNTGALFSGRLEADRWVNGPLNSYGKKSSSSISSQSSNNSNLTTAAAQASGNTHRSAGKISLHAIVGPESSPPSSSSSSLFPSSSSAWANKQADLYGQLPGRVGGSGTGGADVAATTPTQRRDLESFRHYNDDDGNGDDDDELRLTARHQRRQQVSQSVYAPPLSALGLGSTLLQRSRSISTDDLSNDWEREEPGEQPVGEWRRVSKLRRSFQSQDHYKSPGSRPRPLDLPGSSVSVARLRAELENGRRLNTAMRNNHVDLAALDNILNTPKPTVAKRNTFLTAESLQEIRGKLKKLSDESLYKEDFLAYHQKKPLVREVSVEKATPLPPAPSAFRAVHNTHSLESRQRQKDTSSSEWHLRRKSYGFEKMSPPEDKSIFRVDASTDSGLGRSGEQLGNWSPTERNAAQQQNGGTVIHFGRTAKPIQAPSSPDSLSGELSKRHSIAVEETWRDVRKTSQVQVNGNTTTTTTTTNTSSHLQRGNAQKRVEFCKTEVHFAAESGRVNIVETDGKPPPTQNFRRRRRTASGPLQSLVKSASAGSSTSSSTPSHDVTHFGDDSQRRKTIATSTVAYRATLMDPPEVVSQPISTNGIGPSSATQVTVTTVPKPVHEPRYTLMESTSRNSYTSTSGVDTTDNETDELSNIRGILKNKPVKPKPYHLGENIESADVLWSVPAMKADRESPSSARESGTTSDSPISSKSVAERIRIVEQRQQQQQISPAGNGYSTKINVSLGSEEWPESDHPHRHPATHHIQRRPSAQDLLLEDLRQHQRILDEGLKSTSLIMRTMRSASEFDEAMRRLSIASIESVLAQPTIVVPTPMLRSHSYQEEGSYSTSRRPSTMSTVSTTSITSSDLFGSALYDSLPRNPVAPPRLKLLGNTQIPVSQQLTQLRRLYDAAEQDQDQDLEQEDSADEEVKRYFRDNNSDSGGGTQASSSPEPPPVELFRGSEYSSSWSRLKAKRTIWKIEAQDQMLQRADLPKSNVMNIALHAPRMEKPKPTPPTLRIGQLIPVAKPRTLFIQPQIQQPASQPVETPDESASESLKIVKEARGARKLREHELSYFGVQQQKQQQQQQTKLSTISSNPRRTLPSRSKANHNEETKGTTTKTTTRWQLLSDRPDLLRHSSPQQNGHDEDMEEDEEHCYENIANIDMTPTFRVKSPAHSPERSRSPHSYERKSDLQRDAQILSEMTRNADQTLKALSEEAAIKDQRRRSCSLQRRSAKPLETIDEKVKVYPPQTLGVARATFASEARRNSRQSTPSPTRARSSSVSSVECCPRDRSRSSSRESMTHGGGSSDDQVATKHRVERLRLRTPKREKSRHEPLELRSKPRSSITQASSSLESKRSSHSHSRHGHSRDVEHSGESKASSGSRLIRSSRTADESRSRQSGQREREKERERSRGSEKHREELSRSRGHSSRSRHSEHSSAGTRESGSSRPSKTRSSRTSSHDKKSSTTTTMTGTTATSKSLKSSSKSTAHKSSSSSAAAVAVAASTTATGTAPSTQHNELTYVYVTNTNLDNKQDSEVAPPESESPKEADYASIDETVTMETEIPPGIIPQPPPRSKRKRSLIPVPVATTPSYEYRTKLEMIPPSYSNQSTLRCRSNRRKPSLKATQSTSSSFAFLPYLPAKRNSSVSHVYDNYLLYATSEEAKKLRPYQNNLSNEHAQLFGGGGAGARAWTGTRERAERGRLGGWPKRLRMRQVRSSVSTHQPFGICTCS; encoded by the exons ATGGAAGTGGCCACAACAAACAATCACAGTCAGagccatcaccatcatcatcatcatcatctgcaGGCGGCAaacagaggaggaggaggaggaggaggaggcggaggcacCACTGGAAGTGGCTCCAGATCCCCCTTTCAGCGCGAGGTGCGTGAATGGCAACGCATCGATCCCAATACCGGAGCCCTCTTCAGCGGACGCCTCGAGGCAGACCGCTGGGTAAATGGACCGCTGAACAGCTACGGCAAG AAAAGCAGCTCGAGCATTTCCAGCCAGAGCAGCAACAATTCAAACTTAACAACTGCAGCAGCGCAGGCGAGCGGCAACACCCACAGAAGTGCGGGTAAAATAAGCCTACATGCAATTGTCGGGCCAGAATCATCgccgccatcatcatcatcatcatcattatttccatcatcatcatccgccTGGGCCAACAAGCAGGCCGACTTATATGGCCAACTCCCAGGTCGCGTGGGCGGATCTGGTACTGGTGGTGCTGACGTAGCTGCGACCACGCCAACGCAGCGTCGTGATTTGGAAAGTTTCCGGCATTATAACGATGACGACGGcaacggcgacgacgacgacgagctgCG ACTCACCGCCCGTCATCAGCGTCGCCAGCAGGTGTCCCAGTCTGTGTACGCTCCGCCCCTGTCCGCACTTGGTCTCGGATCCACGCTGCTCCAGCGCTCTCGCTCCATTTCCACGGATGATCTCAGCAACGACTGGGAGCGCGAGGAGCCCGGCGAGCAGCCAGTGGGCGAGTGGCGGCGTGTCAGCAAGTTGCGCCGCTCCTTTCAGTCCCAAGATCACTACAAGAGTCCGGGATCTCGACCTCGACCTCTAGATCTGCCTGGCAGCTCAGTGAGCGTGGCCCGTCTTCGAGCGGAATTGGAGAATGGTCGTCGCCTTAACACGGCCATGCGGAATAACCACGTGGACCTGGCCGCTTTGGACAATATCCTGAACACACCCAAGCCGACGGTGGCCAAGAGGAACACCTTCCTCACCGCCGAGTCCCTGCAGGAGATCCGCGGGAAACTGAAGAAGCTCTCCGACGAGAGTCTCTACAAGGAGGACTTCCTGGCATATCACCAGAAAAAGCCGCTCGTGCGGGAGGTGTCCGTGGAGAAGGCAACTCCCCTGCCGCCGGCACCCTCAGCCTTCCGGGCTGTGCACAATACCCACAGCTTGGAGTCCCGTCAGCGGCAGAAGGACACCAGCTCCAGTGAGTGGCATCTGCGTCGCAAGTCCTACGGTTTCGAGAAGATGTCGCCGCCTGAGGACAAGAGCATCTTCCGGGTGGACGCCTCCACGGATAGCGGATTGGGTCGATCCGGCGAGCAGCTGGGCAACTGGTCGCCTACAGAACGGAATGCTGCCCAGCAGCAAAATGGTGGAACTGTCATCCACTTTGGCCGAACTGCAAAGCCCATCCAGGCACCTAGCTCTCCGGATTCCCTTTCCGGCGAACTAAGCAAGCGCCATTCGATAGCCGTGGAGGAGACCTGGCGTGATGTCCGCAAAACCTCGCAGGTTCAAGTGAATGgtaacaccaccaccaccacaaccACGACGAACACTAGTAGTCATCTTCAGAGGGGCAACGCCCAGAAGCGTGTAGAATTTTGCAAGACAGAGGTCCATTTTGCCGCCGAATCCGGTCGTGTCAATATCGTGGAGACCGATGGAAAGCCGCCGCCCACGCAAAACTTTCGACGACGACGCCGCACAGCCAGCGGTCCACTACAGAGTCTGGTCAAGTCGGCCAGTGCCGGGAGCAGCACAAGCTCCTCAACCCCGAGCCATGACGTGACCCATTTTGGTGATGATTCGCAACGCCGCAAGACGATAGCCACCAGCACGGTGGCCTACCGCGCCACTCTAATGGATCCGCCCGAGGTGGTTAGTCAGCCG ATATCCACCAATGGTATTGGCCCTAGCAGCGCCACCCAGGTGACAGTAACCACTGTGCCCAAGCCAGTGCATGAGCCACGCTATACCCTAATGGAGTCCACGTCCCGGAACAGCTATACCTCCACCAGTGGAGTGGACACCACGGACAATGAGACGGATGAGCTGTCCAATATCCGTGGAATTCTAAAGAATAAGCCTGTGAAGCCGAAACCTTATCATCTGGGCGAGAATATCGAGAGCGCCGATGTCCTATGGAGTGTGCCGGCCATGAAAGCAGATAGGGAAAGTCCCTCCTCGGCAAGGGAGAGTG GAACCACCAGTGATTCCCCCATTTCCAGTAAATCGGTTGCCGAGCGCATTCGCATTGTGgagcagcgacagcagcagcaacagattTCGCCCGCTGGCAATGGATACTCGACCAAGATCAACGTGAGCCTGGGCTCCGAGGAGTGGCCAGAATCAG ATCACCCCCATCGACATCCCGCGACACATCACATCCAGCGTCGTCCCAGTGCACAGGATCTGCTGTTGGAGGATCTGCGCCAGCACCAGCGCATCCTGGACGAGGGCCTGAAGTCCACGTCGCTGATTATGAGGACCATGCGTTCGGCCAGCGAGTTCGATGAGGCCATGCGTCGCCTGAGCATAGCCTCGATTGAGTCCGTCCTGGCCCAGCCCACGATTGTGGTGCCCACGCCTATGCTGCGATCTCACAGTTACCAGGAGGAAGGATCCTACTCTACGTCGCGACGACCCTCTACCATGTCCACCGTGTCCACCACTTCCATAACGAGCAGCGATCTCTTTGGCAGCGCTCTGTACGATTCCCTGCCTCGAAATCCGGTGGCTCCGCCGCGCCTGAAGCTTCTGGGAAACACACAGATCCCAGTGAGCCAGCAGCTTACCCAACTGAGGAGACTATACGATGCTGCCGAGCAGGACCAAGATCAAGATTTGGAGCAGGAGGACAGTGCGGATGAGGAGGTGAAGCGGTATTTCCGGGACAACAATAGCGACAGTGGCGGAGGCACTCAGGCCAGCTCCTCGCCAGAACCGCCACCAGTGGAACTTTTCCGGGGCAGCGAATACTCGAGCAGTTGGAGTCGGTTAAAGGCCAAGCGCACAATCTGGAAGATCGAGGCGCAGGATCAGATGCTGCAGCGAGCAG ATCTTCCCAAATCTAATGTGATGAACATAGCTCTCCATGCTCCCCGCATGGAAAAACCCAAGCCCACGCCTCCAACCCTGCGTATAGGCCAGCTCATACCCGTGGCCAAGCCAAGGACCTTATTTATCCAACCGCAAATACAACAGCCAGCAAGCCAACCAGTGGAAACTCCCGATGAATCCGCCAGCGAGTCCTTGAAGATTGTCAAGGAAGCACGCGGAGCTCGCAAGCTACGTGAGCACGAACTCTCCTATTTTGGAGtacagcaacaaaagcagcagcaacagcagcaaacgAAACTCTCGACGATCTCCTCGAATCCCAGGAGAACACTGCCCAGCAGAAGCAAGGCAAACCACAACGAAGAGACCAAGGGTACAACCACTAAGACCACCACCAGGTGGCAGCTGCTCAGCGATCGACCCGACCTGCTGCGACACAGCAGTCCCCAGCAGAACGGACACGACGAGGACATGGAGGAGGACGAAGAGCACTGCTATGAGAACATCGCCAACATCGATATGACCCCCACCTTCCGGGTAAAGTCGCCAGCACATTCGCCGGAGCGTTCCCGATCCCCCCACAGCTACGAGCGCAAGAGCGACCTGCAAAGGGATGCCCAGATCCTGAGCGAAATGACCCGTAACGCTGATCAGACTTTGAAG GCTCTCTCCGAAGAAGCGGCCATCAAGGATCAGCGGCGTCGATCATGCTCTCTGCAGCGCCGAAGTGCCAAGCCACTGGAAACCATCGACGAGAAGGTAAAGGTCTATCCGCCTCAAACGTTGGGCGTGGCTCGTGCCACCTTTGCCTCGGAGGCACGTCGCAACTCCAGGCAATCCACGCCGTCGCCAACGCGGGCCCGCAGCTCCTCGGTATCCTCCGTTGAGTGCTGTCCGCGAGACCGTTCCCGTTCCAGTTCGCGGGAATCTATGACCCACGGTGGCGGCTCCTCTGATGACCAGGTGGCCACAAAGCATCGAGTTGAGCGTCTACGCTTGCGCACACCCAAGCGAGAGAAGTCTCGCCATGAGCCGCTCGAACTGCGCTCCAAGCCGAGATCAAGTATCACTCAGGCATCCTCCTCCCTGGAGTCGAAACGGAGTTCCCATAGTCACAGTCGCCATGGTCATAGCCGGGATGTGGAACACTCCGGCGAGAGCAAAGCCTCTTCTGGTAGTCGCTTGATTAGATCTTCCCGGACGGCCGACGAGAGTCGCTCGCGGCAGAGCGGCCAGCGAGAGCGTGAGAAGGAACGAGAGCGTTCCCGAGGCAGTGAGAAGCACCGAGAGGAGCTCTCGCGTTCCAGGG GTCACTCCAGTCGCTCTAGGCACAGTGAGCACTCGTCGGCAGGGACACGGGAGAGCGGCAGCAGTCGACCAAGTAAGACGAGATCGAGTCGCACGAGTAGCCACGACAAGAAGTCCAGCACAACGACAACAATGACAGGCACGACAGCCACATCGAAATCATTGAAATCATCATCGAAAAGCACAGCGCATAAATCATCATCctcctcagcagcagcagtagcagtagcagcaaGCACAACAGCCACTGGCACAGCACCAAGCACACAGCACAACGAACTGACGTACGTATACGTAACGAATACGAATTTAGACAATAAACAAGACAGTGAGGTGGCACCCCCCGAAAGCGAATCCCCTAAAGAAGCAGATTATGCCAGCATTGATGAGACGGTAACCATGGAGACGGAGATCCCTCCGGGCATCATTCCACAGCCACCGCCGCGTAGCAAACGCAAGCGATCCCTGATACCCGTGCCCGTGGCAACCACACCGAGCTACGAATATCGCACAAAGCTGGAAATGATTCCGCCCAGCTACTCCAACCAGTCCACGCTTCGATGCCGCAGCAACCGCCGGAAGCCCTCCCTGAAGGCCACCCAGTCGACCAGCTCCAGCTTTGCCTTTCTGCCCTACCTGCCGGCCAAGCGGAACTCGAGCGTGAGCCATGTGTACGACAATTACCTGCTGTATGCCACCAGCGAGGAGGCCAAGAAGCTGCGTCCATATCAGAACAATCTTAGCAATGAGCATGCCCAGCTCTttggcggaggaggagctggagcgaGGGCGTGGACTGGGACCAGGGAACGGGCGGAACGGGGACGGTTGGGAGGCTGGCCGAAGCGTCTGAGGATGCGGCAAGTGCGCAGCAGCGTGTCCACGCACCAGCCCTTCGGCATCTGCACATGTTCATAG
- the LOC108076197 gene encoding serine-rich adhesin for platelets isoform X4, producing MEVATTNNHSQSHHHHHHHHLQAANRGGGGGGGGGGTTGSGSRSPFQREVREWQRIDPNTGALFSGRLEADRWVNGPLNSYGKISDSQNISQPNGTQHTQRKQLEVLKARTANGAMQVIRTQTVQKSSSSWSSSTSTTTTSTTHRTGNGNNVLHDPPSRPSPLPQIAQGVDICELSDDCSLSGSDAGIVRTASASASASAATSASAVSQELIDDHVDFVVINGEASDQDDDAVDEHLHKVGHNLLLDTAPSLKLSNLMKSSSSISSQSSNNSNLTTAAAQASGNTHRSAGKISLHAIVGPESSPPSSSSSSLFPSSSSAWANKQADLYGQLPGRVGGSGTGGADVAATTPTQRRDLESFRHYNDDDGNGDDDDELRLTARHQRRQQVSQSVYAPPLSALGLGSTLLQRSRSISTDDLSNDWEREEPGEQPVGEWRRVSKLRRSFQSQDHYKSPGSRPRPLDLPGSSVSVARLRAELENGRRLNTAMRNNHVDLAALDNILNTPKPTVAKRNTFLTAESLQEIRGKLKKLSDESLYKEDFLAYHQKKPLVREVSVEKATPLPPAPSAFRAVHNTHSLESRQRQKDTSSSEWHLRRKSYGFEKMSPPEDKSIFRVDASTDSGLGRSGEQLGNWSPTERNAAQQQNGGTVIHFGRTAKPIQAPSSPDSLSGELSKRHSIAVEETWRDVRKTSQVQVNGNTTTTTTTTNTSSHLQRGNAQKRVEFCKTEVHFAAESGRVNIVETDGKPPPTQNFRRRRRTASGPLQSLVKSASAGSSTSSSTPSHDVTHFGDDSQRRKTIATSTVAYRATLMDPPEVVSQPISTNGIGPSSATQVTVTTVPKPVHEPRYTLMESTSRNSYTSTSGVDTTDNETDELSNIRGILKNKPVKPKPYHLGENIESADVLWSVPAMKADRESPSSARESGTTSDSPISSKSVAERIRIVEQRQQQQQISPAGNGYSTKINVSLGSEEWPESDLPKSNVMNIALHAPRMEKPKPTPPTLRIGQLIPVAKPRTLFIQPQIQQPASQPVETPDESASESLKIVKEARGARKLREHELSYFGVQQQKQQQQQQTKLSTISSNPRRTLPSRSKANHNEETKGTTTKTTTRWQLLSDRPDLLRHSSPQQNGHDEDMEEDEEHCYENIANIDMTPTFRVKSPAHSPERSRSPHSYERKSDLQRDAQILSEMTRNADQTLKALSEEAAIKDQRRRSCSLQRRSAKPLETIDEKVKVYPPQTLGVARATFASEARRNSRQSTPSPTRARSSSVSSVECCPRDRSRSSSRESMTHGGGSSDDQVATKHRVERLRLRTPKREKSRHEPLELRSKPRSSITQASSSLESKRSSHSHSRHGHSRDVEHSGESKASSGSRLIRSSRTADESRSRQSGQREREKERERSRGSEKHREELSRSRGHSSRSRHSEHSSAGTRESGSSRPSKTRSSRTSSHDKKSSTTTTMTGTTATSKSLKSSSKSTAHKSSSSSAAAVAVAASTTATGTAPSTQHNELTYVYVTNTNLDNKQDSEVAPPESESPKEADYASIDETVTMETEIPPGIIPQPPPRSKRKRSLIPVPVATTPSYEYRTKLEMIPPSYSNQSTLRCRSNRRKPSLKATQSTSSSFAFLPYLPAKRNSSVSHVYDNYLLYATSEEAKKLRPYQNNLSNEHAQLFGGGGAGARAWTGTRERAERGRLGGWPKRLRMRQVRSSVSTHQPFGICTCS from the exons ATGGAAGTGGCCACAACAAACAATCACAGTCAGagccatcaccatcatcatcatcatcatctgcaGGCGGCAaacagaggaggaggaggaggaggaggaggcggaggcacCACTGGAAGTGGCTCCAGATCCCCCTTTCAGCGCGAGGTGCGTGAATGGCAACGCATCGATCCCAATACCGGAGCCCTCTTCAGCGGACGCCTCGAGGCAGACCGCTGGGTAAATGGACCGCTGAACAGCTACGGCAAG ATATCCGACTCCCAAAACATCTCACAGCCGAACggcacacagcacacacagcgCAAACAGTTGGAGGTGCTGAAGGCTCGCACCGCCAACGGCGCCATGCAGGTGATCCGCACCCAGACAGTGCAAAAGAGCTCGTCCTCCTggtcctcctccacctccaccaccaccacatcCACCACCCACCGCACAGGCAATGGCAACAATGTCCTCCACGATCCGCCATCCAGGCCCAGTCCCCTTCCCCAGATCGCCCAGGGTGTTGACATTTGCGAGCTGAGCGACGATTGCAGTCTCAGTGGCAGCGATGCCGGCATCGTACGTACAGCCTccgcatctgcatctgcatcggCAGccacatccgcatccgcagTGAGCCAGGAGCTCATCGACGATCATGTTGATTTTGTGGTGATTAATGGCGAGGCGAGCGATCAAGACGACGACGCGGTCGACGAGCATTTGCACAAAGTCGGCCACAATTTGTTACTCGATACGGCTCCGAGTCTGAAATTGAGCAATCTAATG AAAAGCAGCTCGAGCATTTCCAGCCAGAGCAGCAACAATTCAAACTTAACAACTGCAGCAGCGCAGGCGAGCGGCAACACCCACAGAAGTGCGGGTAAAATAAGCCTACATGCAATTGTCGGGCCAGAATCATCgccgccatcatcatcatcatcatcattatttccatcatcatcatccgccTGGGCCAACAAGCAGGCCGACTTATATGGCCAACTCCCAGGTCGCGTGGGCGGATCTGGTACTGGTGGTGCTGACGTAGCTGCGACCACGCCAACGCAGCGTCGTGATTTGGAAAGTTTCCGGCATTATAACGATGACGACGGcaacggcgacgacgacgacgagctgCG ACTCACCGCCCGTCATCAGCGTCGCCAGCAGGTGTCCCAGTCTGTGTACGCTCCGCCCCTGTCCGCACTTGGTCTCGGATCCACGCTGCTCCAGCGCTCTCGCTCCATTTCCACGGATGATCTCAGCAACGACTGGGAGCGCGAGGAGCCCGGCGAGCAGCCAGTGGGCGAGTGGCGGCGTGTCAGCAAGTTGCGCCGCTCCTTTCAGTCCCAAGATCACTACAAGAGTCCGGGATCTCGACCTCGACCTCTAGATCTGCCTGGCAGCTCAGTGAGCGTGGCCCGTCTTCGAGCGGAATTGGAGAATGGTCGTCGCCTTAACACGGCCATGCGGAATAACCACGTGGACCTGGCCGCTTTGGACAATATCCTGAACACACCCAAGCCGACGGTGGCCAAGAGGAACACCTTCCTCACCGCCGAGTCCCTGCAGGAGATCCGCGGGAAACTGAAGAAGCTCTCCGACGAGAGTCTCTACAAGGAGGACTTCCTGGCATATCACCAGAAAAAGCCGCTCGTGCGGGAGGTGTCCGTGGAGAAGGCAACTCCCCTGCCGCCGGCACCCTCAGCCTTCCGGGCTGTGCACAATACCCACAGCTTGGAGTCCCGTCAGCGGCAGAAGGACACCAGCTCCAGTGAGTGGCATCTGCGTCGCAAGTCCTACGGTTTCGAGAAGATGTCGCCGCCTGAGGACAAGAGCATCTTCCGGGTGGACGCCTCCACGGATAGCGGATTGGGTCGATCCGGCGAGCAGCTGGGCAACTGGTCGCCTACAGAACGGAATGCTGCCCAGCAGCAAAATGGTGGAACTGTCATCCACTTTGGCCGAACTGCAAAGCCCATCCAGGCACCTAGCTCTCCGGATTCCCTTTCCGGCGAACTAAGCAAGCGCCATTCGATAGCCGTGGAGGAGACCTGGCGTGATGTCCGCAAAACCTCGCAGGTTCAAGTGAATGgtaacaccaccaccaccacaaccACGACGAACACTAGTAGTCATCTTCAGAGGGGCAACGCCCAGAAGCGTGTAGAATTTTGCAAGACAGAGGTCCATTTTGCCGCCGAATCCGGTCGTGTCAATATCGTGGAGACCGATGGAAAGCCGCCGCCCACGCAAAACTTTCGACGACGACGCCGCACAGCCAGCGGTCCACTACAGAGTCTGGTCAAGTCGGCCAGTGCCGGGAGCAGCACAAGCTCCTCAACCCCGAGCCATGACGTGACCCATTTTGGTGATGATTCGCAACGCCGCAAGACGATAGCCACCAGCACGGTGGCCTACCGCGCCACTCTAATGGATCCGCCCGAGGTGGTTAGTCAGCCG ATATCCACCAATGGTATTGGCCCTAGCAGCGCCACCCAGGTGACAGTAACCACTGTGCCCAAGCCAGTGCATGAGCCACGCTATACCCTAATGGAGTCCACGTCCCGGAACAGCTATACCTCCACCAGTGGAGTGGACACCACGGACAATGAGACGGATGAGCTGTCCAATATCCGTGGAATTCTAAAGAATAAGCCTGTGAAGCCGAAACCTTATCATCTGGGCGAGAATATCGAGAGCGCCGATGTCCTATGGAGTGTGCCGGCCATGAAAGCAGATAGGGAAAGTCCCTCCTCGGCAAGGGAGAGTG GAACCACCAGTGATTCCCCCATTTCCAGTAAATCGGTTGCCGAGCGCATTCGCATTGTGgagcagcgacagcagcagcaacagattTCGCCCGCTGGCAATGGATACTCGACCAAGATCAACGTGAGCCTGGGCTCCGAGGAGTGGCCAGAATCAG ATCTTCCCAAATCTAATGTGATGAACATAGCTCTCCATGCTCCCCGCATGGAAAAACCCAAGCCCACGCCTCCAACCCTGCGTATAGGCCAGCTCATACCCGTGGCCAAGCCAAGGACCTTATTTATCCAACCGCAAATACAACAGCCAGCAAGCCAACCAGTGGAAACTCCCGATGAATCCGCCAGCGAGTCCTTGAAGATTGTCAAGGAAGCACGCGGAGCTCGCAAGCTACGTGAGCACGAACTCTCCTATTTTGGAGtacagcaacaaaagcagcagcaacagcagcaaacgAAACTCTCGACGATCTCCTCGAATCCCAGGAGAACACTGCCCAGCAGAAGCAAGGCAAACCACAACGAAGAGACCAAGGGTACAACCACTAAGACCACCACCAGGTGGCAGCTGCTCAGCGATCGACCCGACCTGCTGCGACACAGCAGTCCCCAGCAGAACGGACACGACGAGGACATGGAGGAGGACGAAGAGCACTGCTATGAGAACATCGCCAACATCGATATGACCCCCACCTTCCGGGTAAAGTCGCCAGCACATTCGCCGGAGCGTTCCCGATCCCCCCACAGCTACGAGCGCAAGAGCGACCTGCAAAGGGATGCCCAGATCCTGAGCGAAATGACCCGTAACGCTGATCAGACTTTGAAG GCTCTCTCCGAAGAAGCGGCCATCAAGGATCAGCGGCGTCGATCATGCTCTCTGCAGCGCCGAAGTGCCAAGCCACTGGAAACCATCGACGAGAAGGTAAAGGTCTATCCGCCTCAAACGTTGGGCGTGGCTCGTGCCACCTTTGCCTCGGAGGCACGTCGCAACTCCAGGCAATCCACGCCGTCGCCAACGCGGGCCCGCAGCTCCTCGGTATCCTCCGTTGAGTGCTGTCCGCGAGACCGTTCCCGTTCCAGTTCGCGGGAATCTATGACCCACGGTGGCGGCTCCTCTGATGACCAGGTGGCCACAAAGCATCGAGTTGAGCGTCTACGCTTGCGCACACCCAAGCGAGAGAAGTCTCGCCATGAGCCGCTCGAACTGCGCTCCAAGCCGAGATCAAGTATCACTCAGGCATCCTCCTCCCTGGAGTCGAAACGGAGTTCCCATAGTCACAGTCGCCATGGTCATAGCCGGGATGTGGAACACTCCGGCGAGAGCAAAGCCTCTTCTGGTAGTCGCTTGATTAGATCTTCCCGGACGGCCGACGAGAGTCGCTCGCGGCAGAGCGGCCAGCGAGAGCGTGAGAAGGAACGAGAGCGTTCCCGAGGCAGTGAGAAGCACCGAGAGGAGCTCTCGCGTTCCAGGG GTCACTCCAGTCGCTCTAGGCACAGTGAGCACTCGTCGGCAGGGACACGGGAGAGCGGCAGCAGTCGACCAAGTAAGACGAGATCGAGTCGCACGAGTAGCCACGACAAGAAGTCCAGCACAACGACAACAATGACAGGCACGACAGCCACATCGAAATCATTGAAATCATCATCGAAAAGCACAGCGCATAAATCATCATCctcctcagcagcagcagtagcagtagcagcaaGCACAACAGCCACTGGCACAGCACCAAGCACACAGCACAACGAACTGACGTACGTATACGTAACGAATACGAATTTAGACAATAAACAAGACAGTGAGGTGGCACCCCCCGAAAGCGAATCCCCTAAAGAAGCAGATTATGCCAGCATTGATGAGACGGTAACCATGGAGACGGAGATCCCTCCGGGCATCATTCCACAGCCACCGCCGCGTAGCAAACGCAAGCGATCCCTGATACCCGTGCCCGTGGCAACCACACCGAGCTACGAATATCGCACAAAGCTGGAAATGATTCCGCCCAGCTACTCCAACCAGTCCACGCTTCGATGCCGCAGCAACCGCCGGAAGCCCTCCCTGAAGGCCACCCAGTCGACCAGCTCCAGCTTTGCCTTTCTGCCCTACCTGCCGGCCAAGCGGAACTCGAGCGTGAGCCATGTGTACGACAATTACCTGCTGTATGCCACCAGCGAGGAGGCCAAGAAGCTGCGTCCATATCAGAACAATCTTAGCAATGAGCATGCCCAGCTCTttggcggaggaggagctggagcgaGGGCGTGGACTGGGACCAGGGAACGGGCGGAACGGGGACGGTTGGGAGGCTGGCCGAAGCGTCTGAGGATGCGGCAAGTGCGCAGCAGCGTGTCCACGCACCAGCCCTTCGGCATCTGCACATGTTCATAG